The DNA segment ttagggaacaAATACCTAagtattttttaatcctttgggatattgtgactaatattcttagaaagaaaaccttgttgaacaagtgtgaaaacatggagagagggaaaacagtataaaagtctcttagaacagggcgtgtaataaagactgcagaactgagtcattcctccaagggcagaataagcaagatatatcaccaagagtaactgccaagatacttccttaaatcaaggtgtgataaataggtatgattcgtgttGATAAAAAtggaaacagtaatcaatattgatacagtaattaatatttgagaataataaaatagttaatagttaaaagttgtaatgccaaagaagagagggaaaggaagggctccacccaccccccccttcccagcagatgttttcaaggaccacaggaaagaagctgaagatacagttgctaaaaatgagcaagaacctggttcggtcccaacaaatgctaattataagggatttattgccttgatatgtagatgcagtgatatgttagtcttggcttacattgtacggGCTtggttgttgccttctgatacaaggcgaggcgacctggttctgaggaaacggcacagcgacccaaactctccagggtcacttgggccaataacacacacagacaccagtatggtggacggttcaagacctttattgtcccgtctcgtcgggttttatactgggaaagttttttctctacgtcagggggtcttaccttactgtaattggttagtaaggagtcgaaagttactaatgttaggggggactacatttttgggtgatcctttatcactaggcgttagggggagaggaatcctgctgctttccatgacatcgcgagattttccgagcgcctaacCCTTTCTACTAcacttggtgcgcatgtgtaacccaaaggtgaattaaaggacaaggaagaagactacagggccttcatgagtgatgacccccaaagacttgtgcgaccaccaaaccgagtggtggcgcatgcgtggtaaaggtggaaatgaaggcggagacagaaaagtaacgaaccgaaaataggaggagatggtattgacacatggcatataaggggtgacttttacTTGGCAAgtttgtacgtgaagtggcaagggtcattgaactctgcccccCGTACCCCGcagtatcttttgcttatgcgctattatttgaaccaaattatcccttatttatatattttctaaactattcaattaaaattgtcgCTACCTTAAatattatttgggttttttttgatgggataattgggcaaacataacaattttggtgccgataCCCGGGAACTCTTTTAACTCCAGGAAGGTGGATAGCTTCTGGGATGGAGCTCCCCACCatacttttaagtggtcccaaggctagaccactctcctttgggaaaagagagttctttttactataacgcataagcaaattagttaTTGGAAGCTCgcaggagaggctcccatcagagtgccggcttataggagagagagtacccatagaaaactgctttgtgcacaaagaccctcgtgagaaaaggaggctgtgagtatcacggaGTTTTGGTTCGGGGGGtggctgtatgtgtgtgtgagtgtgtgtggagtgtctgagatgggggctgggcagtcccggacCCCCGAAGCAAGTGGGACTTCCCAGTACCGCGTTTTCGCATTCTCCGCGAGGAGACCAGCCAGAAAAGGaggaaagtgaaagaaaagttaatgagtggggaccccgggagggtttgacccagggggaaggaggggatccctggtccaggcacctgtgggaaggtccttgggcaggagggattgactcagtagggagactgagaaagagagtgaatgaataggttcaatttccttggaagggttggtagcaggcaatttagtatgtgattagatggtgagaggacggggctaatagattgagaaagagggagagagaggagtggaacaagtagattacagagggagagataggagtaaAACAGGTAGatggaaaaggcagtgtgacagagtagtaagtgaggaagttgagccacgaggtgagtgtgggaagctaagactctcctggtaccagagatttcttagtttgttgccacCAGAAATGGATCAGGGAaagagtaagttccttgacccaggggctgcggattgtgtgaaaaattcgcagtggtttgaggtatctgggaactgtgaagggggttctcaggggggagcattcctcaggacagcccactggggatgataatacggttttgggatgaatggtAATCCCTaaggaaagaaaatcaaaaaATTCAGAGGGCAGTGTCTAAAGGATATAATATAGGAAAAGttttgagtgagcatcagaaaaaatatgagtcgccggcagaatggttaaaaagattaaaaagagacttgcaattctattcaggtatagatactgatactgcagtagggcaggttctgttaaaaattcagtttgtgaccggATCTTGCTGTGACATCagaaaaaagctggaaaaattagaagattggcaggacaggggacttcaagagttactgagagaagcacaaagggtgtttgtaaagagaaataagaaaacagaaagcagatgccagaattttggtggcagcagttcaagaaatgcaggcagctttgaatacagaaaaatctgcatggAAAAACAAGCAGTGGATGTCacgatctatttttaggaacacaggacctgtgcatttttcccacCACAAGAAAAGGCGcttaaaaaattcttgccccactttgaagggtgcgggacccacctgtttttattgtcataaaaaggggcacctgcaaaaaaattgcagaaagaaacagcaagatgagaaaacttctcaggagaatcagagagggcaagagttttgtttaacgaagagaaccgaattacacccagaagaggccttgataataaagctaagagtaggtcctcagagtgaagaagtcgtatttttagtaaatacaggagtttctcggtcgacagtgacaaaattaccccagggatgtgagataaattgtgagcgagtttcagtaatcggaattacaggagaggctttccctgttcctgtaataaaaggagtgcaaattgaaacagatgacaaatttggagtaaatgatttattgttgataccagaggccgagaataatttgttaggcagacatctaataatagccttaaattaaagataaaaccctgtgaaggaaaatttaaaatttattctttaactgaagaagataatctagaaattaatgacacgggttggcattcaggtgaagtgggaaaaagtttaggataaaggagtctggtcccctccgtccctcctggtcagcacaagcctgtgaattttatgcattattccgtacattattaatactaaaaaggcaagaagggactatttatacagactccaaatatgcttttagtgtagtacatactttgagaaaaatttggaaggaaaggggacttataaacactgaaaggaaagggttaatacatggggaattgataattcagatacttgaagcattaaaaggctcaaagaaaatagcagtagttcatgtaaaggaacaccagagagggagggatattagagtcagagaaataatttggctgatgaagaagcaaaaagagcgaccttaagaaagggagatactgaaatcatgaccttacaaaaaaaatagaaattcagcaggagacactttcccttcccctagcaaaactggcagctataaggaaattaggagtaacatttaaggagggaaagagagtttttcctgatggcaggattaggatgccaaaaccagtggcacattaaatcttagataacttgtatagatggacacactggggaacaagagccttttgtgattactttttaaaattttatgggtgtataaggatatttgaaattggaaaacaaattatccaggggtgtcttacctgtcaaaaggtaaataagaaagtgttaaagagccctctctctggaggatgcaaaacagcctacacgctatttcaaaagatcaaggttgattttgtagacttgcttaaagtgggttggtggaaatatttgttagttataatggatcaattaactcagtgggttaaagcatttccagcagcttggacTACAGTTCAAAGAGTAGCTAAAATATTGGTGAAACATGAAATTCCAAGAATGcgataatatggtgggatttaagttgatttatattaaccctgatttattaagaaggaactaagcatcGTGGAGTGGCTGCGGACCGCAATTCACTTGAGTTCAAAGGCAGAAGAACgccggtggaaaaagaataaaaagaatttCTGAATCAGTGGGAATAGCCTAAAAAGatcgaagatctcctccaggatcacctaccagcaacattattagaattgattacagaactgcaattttagaaactgagattaATAACACCTattgttaaaagagctcagagacaagtaaaatgttgggagtgcggtaaacatggtttagggtgtcatccacggatatgtattgtttgcacactttgttttaactcatggtggagagtaaaagagaagagaaggagagacaattgatttgcttgctttgctatggttatgtatttagccagctaattatagaatgcattgctagtgatttttttttttttgatacctTTGAGATTGGGAGATGGGACCCTTCTAGCATCAATGGGATTAATAGGGAACTTAGATCagttggttcttgctatattggctatagcacaaataagagaaggagcaactcataatattatagaccagtgtctcaaaattgatagttgttgtggaAAAGAAATTTATATGCCACATAataggcacattgcaggggcatattggtgctgcgAGTTTACGTATTGGAGGCggcgacttaatgaactccccgcccttgaaacagaaaataattagaaaaatcttattatggttggcacatccctgaaattttggaaaatacaggtttatggtattccggcctaaccttttccctgttcttttcatttaaattatttttcattttaattattgctttttaaccagctagaactgggaaatggcatttaaaaggagacaagcaaactctgtggggctatgggtaccgaGGAAACTAAAAGCACCGGTGACTAGATCCcaggatattacctttgctactgagaagactggtatctcggcccttggttgcaacccaaggggccttgagaaaggtagaaaggtagatttcctgaggattattttcactgtgatcattctggtaccctgggcagttggccaaagccagagagccacactggacggagtttcggcaatgaaaaagcaaacaaggcaaaaaccaagtcccagcaatttcaacatttgcaaCTATTGCAATCActctgtgtggattaaggacaagatggaatctgtgtttgtaacacacccatatgttagttctgcctgctacaatcgcAGCAATGttatagatgtttgtattaaggaaggaaagatgtattgggtagAGAAAATTTTGGGATATAATggacgagctccttatccccatggtgatGAAATCTGCCCTCAATATGAAAGATTCGtttgttttgaaagaaattataatggagatgatccaagtataggcatgTAAAATTGGGCACtaagaaaaaaatggaaagagaaaataaaagaagaaaaagaatcaaaggggaatagaggaaagaacaggagaaaagagtcaacagcattggctgaattgtataaacagctaaaacagtactacaaagattgggatttgccagcctcgaataagaatctgtttgtgggattgatgcaagagattgctacgGAATTGGAATTAtgcaaatgttggatttgtggaggtctaaaaatggctaaAAGATGGCTATGGAAAGGTGAGaccttagctccagagcaatttttaaagtggaaccacacccaaatttctggaacattgaagtgacctgaaggatggattttaagcAATCAGGTAATtggaatcatttgtataactcgagaaggaaggaaatttaataaagtagtAGGGCATgctccttgtaaatccacattggtggttaATATGGATAATCGTTCAAAAATTTGGCGACCTGAAAATCCCGTTAGATATCGGGAACCAATAAAAGAGataaattgtgaatgggatgaacagattaatttatgctggtacaaaagtcctggagctaacccctaccaatccatcgacagcctgaggtcctattgggaacaactggagaaaactgatcagaaatggaaagcctcagatgggatgtattggatttgtgggcaacgagcatacagagagttacctcaaaaatggggaggaacctgtactttgggagtaatacaaccctccttctttgttttaCTGAGGTCTAGAAGCAATGTGCtaggaactccactgtatgaaaccctgcagtggaaaaaaggagatttgaatttaaattttccaacagcaggagggaatcaaAACTGGGGGGAGGATGAATGGCCTGCAGAACAAATTATAacatattatgacccagcaacatgggctcaggatgggtcatggggatataggaccccaatttacctgttgaatagaTTATTAAagctccaagcagtagtggaggtggtgtcaaatcacacctccgatgctttaaaaatgttggccaggcaatatacacaaatgtgggcatttgtgtaccaaaacaggatcaccctagactatctgttagcagaagaaggagtttGTGGAAGACTTAATGAATTTGAatgctgtgtagaaattgatgattatggggaagctatcacagaacttgcacaggaaattaaaagggtggctcatgtgccagtacagaagtggaattcaatcttgaaagcagattggtagAGTAACCTCTTTGGAaatgtttggtggaaaaagttagagttcatgttgttatgctcaattctgagacttctgtttctgccgtgtatgtttttgtgttttattaggctaattcactcagtgattcaaAAGATGCAGATTACAACGTCTCTAaattcagaatcagcagaaaaagaaaaaccaagatctaaaatggtattaaaagctaaattgatgcctgttaaagaacaaggacctaaaaagattgaaatagaccaggaaatgctaactaaacttgaaagagagtgtgaaagactagaaacagtaatagaaatgctggaaaagtttgaagctgaaaagagacaatgagaaaaccaaaattctgaaaaatataaataatatcagggtacagctttttaaatacagcacgaATCATAATGACCAAAAAGAGAAATGGAGGAATTGTAATAAAGAGGTAtaatttgtgctgataaaaattgaaacattaatcaatattgatacagtaattaatatttgagaataataaaatagttaatagataaaagttgtaatgccaaagaagagaatgaaaggaggggctccacccccccccctcaccttctcagcatatgttttcaaggaccacaggaaagaagctgaagatacagttgctaaaaatgagcaacaaCCCAGTTGGGtcccaagaaaatgctaattataagggatttattgccttgatatgtagatgcagtgatatgttagtcttggcttacattgtactggcttggtgcgcatgtgtaacccaaaggtgaattaaaggacaaggaagaaggctacagggccttcatcagtgacaaccctcaaagacttgtgtgaccaccaaactgagtggtggcacatgcgtggtaaaggtggaaATGAAGGTGGAGACACGAAAGTGACAAattgaaaataggaggagatggtattgacacatggcatataaggggtgacttttacTTGGCAAgtttgtacgtgaagtggcaagggtcattgaaccctgccctccgtacccagCAGTTGTTTttacttatgcgctattatttgaacaaaattatcccttatttatatattttctaaactattcaattaaaattgttgctaccttaaatattgtttggttttttttgatgggataattgggcaaacataacaatgtccccacagcaacagcatgggggtgctccccctgttctgtgcaatgcaaagaggggctgctgagccagtgctgccgtgtctgtgcctgcaaggatggggcatctGTGTGAGcagggggagaggccagggctgcagaggggggtgttgttggcagctccatcaggacactctgggatgctgcccttggctgtgcagcgaactggggatggatcagcccctgctctgctgctccttcccatctgccccagggcccttgcagagccccagccatgctgttttcccCCAACCTGCCCatagccagcctggggctgctcacggcagtttctgtgctgagcattggcctgggtgtgttcttgagagagtctgggcaaggagcctggagcccccaggccctggcctgacgtttcactgctgccccagcagtgcccatggcctgtccctgctgcagccccggcactgccacccccagggctgtgccaggccccgagagcactcaggccctacagcaacaccagggccaccagggcagcggggcagggtcacggcagcagcactggcaacaccaagtgctgctgctgctgctgggcacagctgctgggccagcattgatctgcccccggctctgcacacagacattgatgctgcagctccagagaaggcaacaaaagggcatctctgcagaaaactttgctgggagatactttagttcctttaaagccactaagagtgcagcccctcattgacacagtcttgggccacagggaagatggagagaaacTAAATGAGAAATTGCACAGACAATGACAGTTCTTTGTAGACAataataaaaagcaaaacaaagaaaaaagacctccaaaatgaaaccaagcagaagtatcaaagatgacttttattacatgtgATTTGCAAAatttgaccagcagtttaatgttcctgaaagcatccagtcatcagtctccacacttcagccttgagctcctggtttctcaggctgtagatgagggggttcaggactggaggcaccactgagtacagaactgacactgttagatccagggatggggaggacatggaggggggcttcaggtaggcaaacatggcagtgctgaggaagagggaaaccacagccaggtgagggaggcatgtggaaaaggctttgtgccgtccctgtttagaggggatcctcagcacagccctgaaaatctgcacataggagaaaaccatgaatacAAAACATCCAAATCCTAAACACACACTAGCTGTGATGAGCAGCAGTTCCCTGATATAGGGTTTGGAGCAGGAAatcttgaggatctggggaatttcacagaagaactggcccagggcattgccatggcacaggggcagagaaaatgtaCTGGCCGTGTGcaacagtgaatagagaaagacactggcccaggcagctgctgccatgtgggcacaagctctgctgcccaggagggtcccatagtgcaggggtttgcagatggacacgtagcggtcgtagctcatgacggtcagcagataaaattCTGCTGTGatgaaaaacataaagaaaaacacctgtgcagcacatcctgagtaggagatgttcctggtgtcccagagggaattgtgcatagctttggggacagtggtgcagatggagcccagatcagcgagggccaggttgagcaggaagaagaacatgggtgtgtgcaggtggtggccgcagactatggcactgatgatgaggctgttgcctaggagagcagccagggagatgcccagcaagaggcagaagtgcaggagctgcagctgccgcgtgtctgccaatgccagcaggaagaagtgcctgatggagctgctgttggacatttgcaatgccttggcatggggatctgtaaaaaaagtaatcatggaatagttgggtttggagaggacaaGTAATCATTGAATAGTTGGGAAGAAAGAGGACactttcccccactgcctgcccagggctctgctgcctcgagctgtccctgccagcagctgcttccctgtgcccagggctgggccctgccagtgctgccagagcctagCCCAgacctgggggctcagctctgccctgcagacccatcccagctcaggcagtgcccaggggcagctctggctatgcaggctctgatggtaacatcagagcaaccctgaggaggctgggaaAGCAATactgatgctgcctgtgaggggccctgtgctgatttctctcACTGCCTCTTGTATTcaatctgtgatttttttttttttaattctcaacCTGAACTGGGAGATCAATATCTATGTGGAATTtgccatccaggcaacccagagcagttaagtaaaaaagaaagatttgcccttttatgcagcccctgccttgctgtgctccctgtctaatctacttggaaatgttctgcagttaaatgccgtgctgggagcagtcctgaacaatgcaacaTCCTCACCACAAAAGAAGAACTCTTCCAAGTCTTACCAGCTGTCCCTCCCACcaagatcttgtcccccagtgctgggaacaagatcagctgccagggctggttgagagctgtccctggcaggcagcagggtccctgccccagcacagcgccctgggcttcaggaccctgctctgcaggacagccctgggcacccctggctgctctgttcAAGAgataatcagagaatgtactcacagggtctgtaggcattgggatgttccagctttaggagatggctcgaggagctgcagctgcattgtcctgcagccagaggttcctgtgccaagggctggcagtgattctgccccaggcacttctcagcaccttctcagccctgactgattgaagctctctgtgcctctctgctgtgcctggggtgtctgcaggcagtgccccagcgctgctgggctgggagaagatCTGCTCATCAAgacaaatgtgcttttgaagctcttcttggttaccacgAGCTGCCtatgtgccaggagcccagcccagctccgcagcacagacacagcacaaggactttaatgagcctctggggctttgtgctgaggccctgaacatcagtccctgagagggagctgaagaaacctctccagaactccaagccagaatccaactccaaagtttcttggacttttaatgggtcccactgagggacgcGAAAGAGAAAGTGTCcctggccccaggcagagcagagaactgcaggcagtgatgacaggtggggacaaagagaagccaagtcttggtgccctgggtcacaacagggtctgtgccaccaagggctgggaggagacaccttgtcctgaggccctggggcctcctggcacagccccagccagactGGGCACTGTcaaccccttgtcctgccctcagcattcccccctagctcacatcccagtggcctcaaggatctgctggaaggagtccctggggagccttggtcgggaatggccctgggggctcctgaatgctccctgcagagactacaggtttttcaaaggactttgggctgtgctttttccttggagtctctgagaggtttctgcaatcatggcctacaattatctgctgtaattagtccctggagaggctttgtcagtagcaacatttagtgggctcattaatgcttcaagctACTTCAGtaattttaaggtatttggtgtttcccttttgatatagactctgtgagaggtttgtgcaatcatggccccaattatccgctttaatgagtcccttaagagctttgtactgacactcagtggggctcattaatactttgagatactctagttttttaaggtactttggatttttctttccacactGAGCATTTTTTGCCAACCTGGTCtcaaattctctcctccaagtagCCCATGATAAGCCTGTgtttgggatggacctcagtgggacctatTCATGCCTTGAGACACGTTGCggcttttcttctgactttgactcctggaaaggtttgtgccatctcctctcaggccctgaggttccagggctctgctccaaatgcacagtgaggctaaTTAGGATCAGGCAACTCCTGATAAACCATGGCTCTACCtttatttccctctgctctactgCTCTTCTCTAGGAAGCTTTCCAtttacagttgtggagaaatCTTTCAATGAGCATCGAAGAAATAAGTAATCCCGTTTTAAAGAGTgctttttattactgttctctttggggaagaggtgattgcagcattctgtgattgatattgatgttGTACCACTCCCAAGgaagtctggccaggtcagagaagtttcaccttgagacctgacccagtgtggacaaccttgccccacattccccaagctaatgtgagaaacaattttctctttcaaatatttaaatgcattttaaGATCTTATcataatacaacagaagactgaataaagaaaaggataCAGTACCGGGAGCAATGGATTCTGTCACtgcgtgctcatctacaaaatggatgttctgtcttttatacctctagcccctcccaaagtcttgtcaatcgactccttcttcactgtccagtggtggagatcactgtcttacagcttgattggaggtcaggtgctgccagagTAACAAGCCAAGCTCCCCATAgtccccgactactgaggccatcctgcgataacaatgcaagggagaggggaaggagaacTACACATCCACAAATCTTCtcaacatatatttaatattcacaccTTAATTGAGATAGTCAGCCATAAGACTACTCATCTATAATAagccccctttttctttttctataagtcTTTTTTctcaattaagtaaaaaattttctctcactcttgaatgagtcataccagcatctgttgatgtgggtaaggacagtgggaacagaacAAAATAATCTGAGTTTTTCATTAGACACACTAATTTTGAATGCACGAAAGGGCATCGGaaaggtccagtatggctttgactcccatctaccatgcctatgtagttgctacccatagtcagtgtatcttaggagTGAGTACAGAAGCCAACTCCTTCCTGCCCTCCCGTCCCTGtttaattaaaagacaactgaggaatgatagaggtctggtatggccttttgtccctaccttaccatgcctatggggtttCTACCCGCAGCAgcgctatggagccttcttggtagcaaacaaaggggccaacctggtcttgccctcctccttggtcttattttcttaaagaagctgtcccattacctttttcatttccttgtgtacttctcctcaacagatgctggtaattctcacccattaaaacaggaagacagttctcgagctggatggtggaagcttgactctactttttgagTGTGTTGGTgcttttctggttgtctttcagtctctgcttgagagtcagtcttgtttcacctggcctggataTTATAGTCcgctctttgggttcttctactgggcctttgactctgt comes from the Melospiza melodia melodia isolate bMelMel2 unplaced genomic scaffold, bMelMel2.pri scaffold_45, whole genome shotgun sequence genome and includes:
- the LOC134434670 gene encoding olfactory receptor 14C36-like; translated protein: MSNSSSIRHFFLLALADTRQLQLLHFCLLLGISLAALLGNSLIISAIVCGHHLHTPMFFFLLNLALADLGSICTTVPKAMHNSLWDTRNISYSGCAAQVFFFMFFITAEFYLLTVMSYDRYVSICKPLHYGTLLGSRACAHMAAAAWASVFLYSLLHTASTFSLPLCHGNALGQFFCEIPQILKISCSKPYIRELLLITASVCLGFGCFVFMVFSYVQIFRAVLRIPSKQGRHKAFSTCLPHLAVVSLFLSTAMFAYLKPPSMSSPSLDLTVSVLYSVVPPVLNPLIYSLRNQELKAEVWRLMTGCFQEH